Proteins found in one Quercus robur chromosome 2, dhQueRobu3.1, whole genome shotgun sequence genomic segment:
- the LOC126713225 gene encoding uncharacterized protein LOC126713225: protein MSVASSSTDSLNKVIDEYCDDTSDRSSSSSASDESGGSTDENYSSGAPGLPIEVVQEQLRRASGSQAGSPSNPSDEVETVFSCAVGVHSKTDEQRLGNLKSWYQIPDEFNPRLPVHGEWCCEPRFGIGVYESYFLGGLRFPLNAFSRELLVKLGLGVCQFNPNAWRLIISMQILWREVFGGDRPLTVDEFLYCYKPSAISQSEGFYQFTARGNDCRLIKSLASSDRKWKTEFIFLSGFWAGNPVDVGRDPFPPYTGDLGNLRPEGTSLPLVYFYSYSYLVHLQFLTFICSLCCSCQTSVLEQISP, encoded by the coding sequence ATGTCTGTTGCTTCCTCGTCTACTGATAGCCTTAATAAGGTTATAGACGAGTATTGTGATGATACTAGTGATAGGTCTAGCTCTAGCAGTGCTAGTGATGAGAGTGGAGGAAGCACGGACGAGAACTACTCTTCTGGGGCCCCTGGGCTCCCTATTGAAGTCGTCCAAGAACAGCTTAGGAGAGCTTCTGGCTCTCAAGCTGGTTCTCCGTCCAATCCTTCGGACGAGGTAGAGACCGTCTTTAGTTGCGCTGTAGGCGTCCATTCTAAGACGGACGAACAAAGGTTAGGTAACCTTAAATCCTGGTATCAAATCCCGGACGAGTTTAACCCTAGGTTACCCGTCCATGGAGAGTGGTGTTGTGAGCCCCGTTTTGGAATAGGCGTCTATGAATCTTACTTCTTAggtggccttaggtttcctttaaatgcctTCTCTAGGGAGTTATTAGTCAAGTTAGGTTTAGGTGTTTGTCAATTCAATCCTAATGCATGGAGATTAATTAtctccatgcaaattttgtggagggaagtttttggtggggaccgtcctcttacagtggacgagttcctttattgttataaaccttCTGCCATAAGTCAATCTGAAGGTTTTTATCAGTTTACTGCTAGGGGGAATGATTGTAGGTTGATCAAGTCCCTAGCTTCGTCTGATAGGAAGTGGAAGACGgagttcatttttctttcaggCTTCTGGGCAGGGAACCCTGTGGACGTTGGCAGGGATCCCTTTCCCCCTTACACTGGGGAcctagggaaccttcgtccagAAGGTACGTCCCTTCCCCTTGTCTATTTTTATTCTTACTCCTATTTGGTACATTTACAATTTCTAACCTTTATTTGTTCATTGTGTTGTAGCTGCCAAACGTCCGTCCTTGAGCAAATTTCACCGTGA
- the LOC126713227 gene encoding uncharacterized protein LOC126713227 produces the protein MCYNMGLKEFEHSGVHDLFKAMSKFIAASRQATELDKTRVLLETRIQEVNADCKKWAGFAEKAKDEVKERNKLIEELRTDALEKETRIDHLQKMNNELNARLSKAREDAVAEFKSSKEYTDTLDSNYAAGFEDFRMDAVENFPEVDFSAIKLNLAAATSSLLQTGSDDVNVEDDASTQPPQDEPVENAPPS, from the exons ATGTGCTATAACATGGGCTTGAAGGAATTTGAACATTCAGGCGTCCATGACCTCTTCAAG GCCATGTCAAAGTTTATAGCAGCGTCTAGACAGGCAACGGAGCTGGACAAGACGAGAGTCTTGTTGGAGACAAGGATTCAGGAGGTGAACGCTGACTGTAAGAAATGGGCTGGGTTTGCTGAAAAAGCTAAGGACGAGGTCAAAGAGCGTAACAAGTTGATTGAGGAGCTAAGGACggatgcattggagaaggaAACGCGCATTGATCACTTACAAAAGATGAACAATGAGTTGAATGCTCGTCTTTCCAAGGCAAGAGAGGACGCTGTGGCTGAGTTCAAGTCGTCCAAAGAGTATACAGACACTTTGGATAGCAATTATGCAGCTGGTTTTGAAGATTTCAGAATGGACGCTGTTGAAAACTTCCCTGAAGTTGACTTCAGCGCAATCAAGCTTAACCTTGCTGCTGCCACAAGCTCTCTCCTCCAGACCGGCTCTGATGACGTCAACGTGGAAGACGACGCCAGTACTCAGCCTCCTCAGGACGAGCCTGTTGAGAATGCTCCCCCTTCTTAG